The sequence ACAGATTTGGAATATCCTCTTCCTCATTCAGTTTATTCTCTCTTTGCTTAATGGTGAGCTTGTTGACATCAAAGTTGTCTACAAAAGCCTTTCCGCTGATCGTAATTATCATTCGTTTGTCGTCTTTGCCGTTGGGGAGTTTGCCCACCACTACTTCGTTGACATCTATGTTTACAAGCTTTGAAAGCTCATCAATCAAAAGTGTCCTTTTGTCTCTTAAGTCATTTGCAGTATTTCCGTCCAGCTCGGCAGTGTATATTTGCTTGTTCAACTGGGCTATTTGAGTGCCTAATGAGTTTATCTCGGTAACAACAGTCTTTACCTGATTGTTTATATCAAACTGAAGCTCTTCAAAATGGGATGCAATGTTGTTAAAGTAGCGCGCAAAGGTTACGCCCTGTTCTTTTACCAAAGCCCTGATCGCATCGCTGCTGGGGTCTTTTGCAAGTTCCTGCAAAGAATTGTAAAAACTGTTTATCACAGCATTAAATCCGCTGTCCGACGGTTCATTGAATGTAACTTCCATATCGGCAAGAAGAGTCCTTTTGGCATTCCATTCCCCGTAAGAAATGTTTTCACTCCAGTACTTGTAATCAAGGTATTCATCCCTTATTCTTTCAATGGCAAGCACTTCCGAGCCTGTACCCAGCATTCCCGTTCCGTTAAGGAGCGATATGGGGTTTGATGCCGACTGAATCGCTACCTGCCTGGAATATCCCGGTGTGTTTACGTTGTTAATATTGTGGTTTATTATATCCATATTTCTTTGAGCCGTGAACAATCCCTTTACTGCCACGTTAAATCCGAAGAAACTGCTCATATCTTATCACCTGCCCACTAATCCCATTCTTGTAATAATCGTCTCCAGCATATCATCTATAACGTTTATCGCTCTCGATGAAGCACTGTAAGCAAATTTGTATCTCATCATGTTGGACATTTCCTCATCCATGGAAACTCCCATTATTGACTGCCTTTGCGCCTCTGCCGAATTTACCAGAGTCCTCTGGTTTTCAGCCGTCTTTTTCGCTTCAGAACCACCGGTACCCACAATAAGTATTATTGTCTGATAATAGTCATCCAGGCTTACCATACCGCTTACATCGGCAATTACCCTGTTATCCCTCAAATTTGCAATGGCCAGGGCAATAGTATTGTCACCGCTGGCTCCACTTTTGGACGCAACAATATTGTCAAGATCCGCAAGGTTGTCATTAAGTTTGATGTTTCCCATTTCCAGCGGATATGCGGGATTTATGGCCACAAAAAAGTCCTCTCCGTCAGAGGGGGGATTCCCCAAAGTCTTACCGCTCCTATGGAGGTTGTTCACCTGCGTGACCAGCGAATTAACAAGTACATTAAGCCTCATCTTCAAATCGGACACAATATTTGCCGAAGCCGGTACAGGATTTGCGGCAGGGTCTGTAATTCCTTCAATGGAACCCGAAACATCTCCTCTCGACTCCAAAAGTCCTCTTAAAACCCCGCTTTTTACCGGAACTTCGATATTCTCGCCTTCAATTTTTGGAACAAAAAACATTTTGTTTATATCGCTCTTTCCTGCAACAAGATTTATTTGCTCACCCTTTGTTACCAGAATATATCCACCGAGGGTTACCTGCACATCGCCGTTCTGCATTTCAGTAAATTCAAAATCCGCAAGCTTTGACAATTCATCCAGAAGCAAATTCCTCTGGTCACGGTAGTCATTTGCATTATCTCCGCAAACTTCCTCCTGCATTATTTTAACGTTTAATTCCGCTATCTGCTTCGTTATGTCGTTTATCTGTTTTATTGTCAGCACAATTTGTTGGTTCAGGTCCTCCTGCAGCTTGTCCAGCTGTGCGCCCAAATGATTTATCTGATGTACAAGAGCTTCCGCCCGCTGCCTTACCAGAGCCCTTACAGTGAGGCTGTCAGGTTCCTTTGAAAGCTCCTGCCATGCGTTCCAGAACTGATTTAAAACGTTTTGGAGCCCATCCCCCATCGGGTCACCAAGAATGGTCTGAATTTCCTGGAAGGTCTTGCTTCTTGTCTCCCAGTATCCCAACTCGGTGTTTTCATTTCTGTAGATATTATCCAAAAACAAATGCCTTATCTGCCTGGTCTCCTGAATGCTTGCACCAAGCCCGATTTGATATCTCATAAGGTTGAGATAGGGAGCCGTCGTAATCATGGCCTGCTGCCGGGCATAACCTTTTGTATTTACATTGGCAACATTGTGTCCCGTCACAGACAAAGCGCGTTCATTGACATACATTCCGGATCTTGCGATTTCCAAGCCAGCGAAACCCAAATATACCGCCTCCAAACGATTACAATTTTACATCAAAATAGCCTTTTTTCCCGTTCTCGTTTATTTGTCCCTCTTTGCTGTAATTGTTTCCTCCCAAATTAGCACTGGTCAAGATATTTATCGAAAAATCAATGAAATCTATTGAGTTCTTTATTAATCTGGAATTTACTTCATTGATATTTTTGATTTCCTCAATAATTGACGTCATATGCTTTTTGTATTCCCTAAGCTTTTCGGCCTGCTTTTCATCCACATGTTTTTCCAGCTCTGATATCGTCATCTCCGAAGGATCCATTCCGGCAATACCGGCTATTTCCGTCACGATATTCTCCCTTGTTTCTTCAAGTTTTCCAATTTTAACTATCAGGGACTGTTCCAGATTTGTGATGCTCTCAAGCTCGCTGACTTTCCCTTTAACAATAACATCGGTTTTCTTTTTTGAAATTTCAAGAATATCTTCATAAATTTTTGATTCCTGCAAAAGCACATCCATTAAATCATTTATCAGTCTGTCGTTCATATTGTAAACACTCCTTTGAATTGTGAAATTCTTCTTTTGAAAATTGCCTGAAATAAAATTTATTGCGGGACAACTCGGAATTTCCTTCCTCCTATCATCCCGCAAATACCAAATCATCCTTGAGTTTTTCTGTCCAATATTGATTTTAAAATCTTGTCTGCGATGTCTTCTTCACTGACTTTGTAAGTGCCGGACTCAATTTTTCGTGCCAATTCTTCCACCTTGTCCTTTCTTATGTCCGGTATTTCTTTCAATGCTTTCATTGCCGTCTGAAAGTCTTTTGCCTGATTTGAAATGGATACCACATCTTTTTTACCGGTCACACCGTCAGTTTTTTCGGCTTTGTTTACATTTTTACCGCTGTCATAGATGCCTGAAACCTTTGGGACCCCCTCCCAGATTTTCATAATTACCACTCACCTTCATAAAAACTTTCTATATTAAATTTAAAGTATTGACTTTATCATTGGTTCCTTTATTCTTCCTTTCATTAATTATATCGTCATCTAAAATATTTAATTAATAAATAAATATTACTATTATTAAGTACAATATTAAGCTTAATATAGTTCATAAAAATATTAAAAACTTATTCCCGTATAATATGCTGACTAATACCGCCAACAAAAAGTTCCGGCATCATTTATCCGAATTCCATCTTTCATATCTGTTCAAGTATTTCATTCCCATTCCCGATGTCTTTTTCTTGTCGGTATCACCGGATACTGACTTGCTTATTTCCTGCGCGGTGGCTTTAAACCCCTCGGTAAGTTCGCGGGAACACTCATTGCAAAACCTTCCTGTATTTATGGACTTGCCGCATTTTTCACATTCAAGCACTACATTCCCTTCGGTTCCGACAATTTCAAGTCTACCTTCCCTCAGATAGCTCTTTATCTTCTGAACACTGATATCCAGCGCATTCGACACCTCAATAATGGAAGCTTTGGGATGCTCATAAAGGTATTCTTTCACTCTTTTAAATTCTTCTTCATCCTGTTTCTTGCAATCCTGGCAAATGGGGCGTCCTCCGATATAGTTGAAAAGTCTTCCGCATCGTTTGCAGTTTCTTATATCCGGCATACCGATTCCTCCTACACCAATAATATCCCCAATACTTAGAAAACATATTAACATCCTCATTATATATTTCGGCAGTTTATTTATATAGCTTAATAGTGCCCAATTTACCTTCTTCCCGACGCAATGACAGCGACCACAATCTTTTTCGCCCCTGCCTCTTTCAACACCCTGCTGCACTCGTTCAGTGTCGTTCCGGTAGTCAAAATGTCATCCACAAGAAACATTGCTTTTCCTTCAACTTTGGATCTATCGGTTATTCTAAATGCATCCTTTACGTTCACAAGCCTGTCTTCCTTCTTAAGAAGGCTTTGGCTGTAAGTATTTCTAACCCTTTTCAAAATTTTTGCCTCATTCTTTATCCCCAGCTCACGGCCAAGTTCCCGGGCAATAAGGTACGACTGATTGTATCCGCGGCTTCGTTCCCTTTCCGGGTGAAGAGGAACGCTTACAATCATGTCAAATTTCTGCCACTGGATCAATTCCTTTATTTTTTGTGCCAAAAGCCGTGCAAAGGTTCTGTAATAAGAAGGCTTATTGTAAAACTTGTATTTTCTTATGGCTTCCTTTACAATGCCGCTGTAGTCGCATACACAGACAACACTGTCGTAGTAGTTGTATTGTCCCTGGAAGCTTATACTTGCTCCTTCCTTGAAATCAATCTTTTCATAGCACTCTTTGCATATTTCTATTTTAGTATTTGTACCCAAAATTGTTCCGCAGAATATGCACTTTGGGGGAAATATGAGATTTATAATCCAGTTTACCATTGTTTCAACCAGTCCACTCCCACTATGCATTTTCTAAGTTTTTCAGCCAAATCCGAGTTTCTTTTGGTCTCCCGATCGTTCATAATCATCCCGTAAAGACAATCTTTATTGCCCACCAGTATCACCAGCTCCCTCGCCCTTGTTATCGCAGTGTACAAAAGATTTCTGGTCATAAGCACCGAAGGCCCGGGAAACACCGGAAGTATCACCACGGGAAACTCACTTCCCTGGCTTTTGTGAATGGTAACGGCATAGGCCGGCTCAAGCTCGTCCAAAATAGTGTAATCATATTCCACAAGCTTTTCATCGTCAAACAAAACCTTTATTTTTTGCTCTTCATCATCTATTTCAACTATAATTCCCATATCGCCGTTAAACACACCCGCTCCTTCCTGGCCCGGGCCGTTGATTTTTTCCCATCTGAGGTTGTAGTTGTTTTTTATCTGCATCACCCGGTCTCCCTCACGGAATACATAGTTTCTGAAGGCTTTTTGTTTCTTTTTTCCGTCTTCGGGATTTAAAACCTTCTGAAGCTCAATATTGAGGTTTGCCACTCCCACCGTACCCTTTCTCATAGGCGACAATACCTGTATCTGTTTCATGGGATCATATCCGTAAGTATCGGGTATTCTTCTTGTACAAAGATCAACCACGGTTTTTAAAATATCATTCTGGGAATTTCTTGTCACAAAGAAAAAATCTTTTTCCCTCTCATTTAATATAGGATGCTCTCCGCGGTTTATCCTGTGGGCATTGACAACTATCATACTCTCTCCGGCCTGCCGGAATATTTCAGACAACTTTACGGTCTTGATCATCCCACTTTTTATTATATCCCTGAGGACATTTCCCGGCCCCACCGAAGGAAGCTGATCCACATCTCCGACCAGTATAAGCCTTGTTCCGCAGACAATAGCTTTAAGCAGGTGGTACATGAGAATTATATCCACCATGGACATCTCGTCAATTATCACCACATCAGCCTCTATGGGATTGTCTTCCGTCCTCATAAACACAAGCTCGTCCTCATTTGAGGTATAACCAATCTCAAGGAGCCTGTGAATGGTTTTTGCCTCATAGCCCGTAGCCTCGGACATCCTCTTTGCCGCCCTGCCGGTGGGAGCTGCAAGGGCAAACTCATATCCTTCACTTTCAAGAAGGCTTATAATGCTTTTGATTATGGTTGTCTTGCCTGTGCCCGGCCCTCCGGTTATGACAAGCACGCCGTTAGTCATTGCTTCCCTGATGGCTTCCTTTTGCTTGTCCGCAAGTATTATACCCTCTTTTTTCTGAACCTGCTTTATCCTTTCCTCAAAGTCCTCCATATCGGCGCTATACCTTACCTGGGAAAGTTCCACCAGCTTTCTGCATACTCCCAGCTCCGCATGGTAAAATGAACTCAAATATATCTTTGACATCCCGTCATTTCTGTCCACATACACCGACTTATTCAGCACAAGGGAAACGAGAGCGTCTTCAATGCTGTCAATGTTGATGTCCAAAAGTTTTGACGTATAACTTTTTAGCATCTCTTCTTCCAAAAAAGTATGACCTTCTGTCGCGGCCCGGCTTAACACATATTTGATACCGCTTGAAATCCTGTATTTTGAGTAAGGGTCTATTCCAAGGCTTTTGGCTATCCGGTCAGCCGTTCTGAAACTTATTCCGAAAATCTCGTCTGAAAGCCGGTAAGGGTTTTTCCTGATTTCTTCTATGGTATCCGGTCCGAAAGTCTTGTATATTTTGGCACAATAAGTCGGACTTATGCCATACTCCTGCAGAAACAGCACAACATCCCGAAGGCCTCTTTGCTCCTCAAAGGCCTGTCCTATTCTCAAAGCCTTTTCCATGGTAATACCTTTTATCTCGGCAAGCCTCTGCGGGTGATGACTTATAATATGAAGAGTTTGGTCTGCGAATTTCTTTACAATCTTTTTTGCGGTTGCAGGGCCGACTCCCTTGATAAGCCCTGACGCAAGATACCTTTCTATAGCCTCCGGCGTTTCCGGAAGCAGCTTTTCATACAGCTCCACTTTGAGCTGCTCGCCATAGTCAGGGTGGATGACCCACTTCCCCGAAACTCTCAGCGTCTCACCCACATTGATAAAAGGCATATATCCCACGACGGTAATAACTTCTTTATCGCATTTTATCTCACAAACGGTATATCCATTGGCTTCATTGGAGAATATAATTTCTTCAACAGTACCTTCAATAGTTACCAAATTATCCACCTTATCCCTCGTATTTTATATGAAATTACATATTCAAGTATACCTTATATATAGGGTTTCGAAAAGAAAGAAGGAAAATATTCCTATACATTTCTTCTTTTCGCATGTTCCCAAACGGCATCATTATTCTCAGGTTCCTCAAAACATCTGAACAGTGCGTCTTTTTCACTTTTCCTCAGCACCTCAAGACATTCATAATCTTTTTCCAGTTTTCTCAAAATATCCAACGTATCATCATCCGAATCCATGTCAAGCACATGGAGCTTTCCTCCCGGCATAAGTTTTCTGATAAAATCCCTGGGAAGAACGTTTCTTAACACCCCTTCAATTGTTTCCCCCTGATTCCTGACAATCAGCACAAGCTTTACCTGGGAGTTTCTGTAGCCTTTGTTATGCTGTTTTATATAAACAAGAAACTGATGTATCAGTACCATAAGGCCGTAAGCTGCCAGCACACACGTTGCTACTTCAAAAATAATTTCCGCCATAACAACACCCCCAGTTATCAGTCTATGAAACCGACTGTACAACTGTTACAGGTGCTTATTTTCAAAAAACAGGCCAAAGCAGACAAATTTATCGTCCGCTTCGGCCTGTTTATTGCTTACTTTATTTGCTTCTTTCAATTCTTATATTTTGTATGAAAATTCTTATATTAATTCTCATATTTTGTGTGAAATTTAAATTGCTGTATTTTATATGGAATTTTCTTTTTCATTTACTTTTTTAGGATACGTCCAATCTTACAAACTTTGAGCCTCTTTTCTCAACTCTTCGGCTTTGTCGGTCCTCTCCCATGGAAGATCTATGTCAGTCCTTCCAAAATGTCCGTAAGCCGCTGTCTGTTTGTAAATCGGTCTTCTTAAGTCAAGGGTTTTGATAATTCCCGCAGGTCTTAAGTCGAAATATTTGTTTACCAGGCTTTCTATTTTTTCTTCAGGAATAATTCCGGTTCCAAAGGTATCAACCCTCACCGAAACCGGTCTTGCCACACCTATTGCATAAGCCAGCTGCACTTCACATTTTCTGGCAAGTCCCGCAGCAACTATGTTTTTAGCAACATAGCGGGCGGCATATGCAGCCGAACGGTCAACCTTTGTCGGATCTTTTCCTGAAAATGCCCCGCCGCCGTGTCTTGCATAACCTCCGTAAGTATCAACAATTATTTTCCTTCCGGTAAGTCCGGAGTCTCCCTGGGGCCCGCCAATCACAAATCTTCCTGTGGGATTGACAAGATATTTTGTTTTACTGTCTAAAAGTTCTGCCGGTATAACAGGCTTTATAACATGCTCAATTACATCTCTTTTAATTGTATCGTAATCCACCTCAGGACCATGCTGTGTGGAAATAAGCACCGTATCCACTCTTACAGGCTTGTCCCCGTCATATTCAACAGTGACCTGGGACTTTCCGTCAGGTCTCAAATAATTCAACGTGCCGTTTTTCCTTACCTGACTTAACCTCATGGCAAGCTTGTGGGCCAATGAGATGGGCATTGGCATAAGTTCGGGCGTCTCATCACACGCAAAGCCGAACATCATTCCCTGATCGCCTGCTCCTATGGCTTCAATCTCCTCGTCACTCATTTCCCCTGTTTTTGCTTCCAGGGCTTTGTTAACCCCCATGGCAATATCAGGAGACTGCTCGTCAATTGAAGTCAAAACCGCACACGTATCACAGTCAAATCCGTACTTTGCTCTGTCATAACCTATTTCCCGGATTGTACTTCTTACAATTTTTGGTATATCAACATAGCAATTTGTTGTAATCTCTCCGGTTACCAAGACCAGCCCAGTGGTAACAGCAGTTTCACATGCTACCCTCGCCATAGGATCCTGCGAAAAAATTGCGTCCAGAACGGCATCGGAGATCTGGTCGCATATTTTATCGGGATGGCCCTCCGTAACAGATTCCGACGTAAACAGTTTTCTTGCCATTTAGGTTACCTCCTCATCAAAATTTTCCCTTGCGATAAACAACACCCGTTGCTGCATTGCCGCAACTTGTCGAAAAAACTGACAAAATAACATAAAAAAACCTCTTTCACACAAAGAGGATTCTTTTTTTATCCTCATCTGTCAGGACTTTTACATCCTGTAGGAATTGGCACCGATACAATTCTGCCGGTTGCCGGGTTTCATAGGGCCCATTCCCTCCGCCTCTCTTGATAAGGTTACCTGTATTATTTTGTCATAGTATAATGTATCATATACCTTATATTTCGTCAATAAATATAAAATAAATATAAAAACTTTTTCTTATTGAAATTTTCGCCAGATTTCTCGTACTAAATGTTTTCCGCTTTCTTATATACTTTATCTCTGAAATTTTGAGATGAGACTATGTACCTCTCATGGTACCCTTCTCCGATTTTTTCGACACCGTCAAAAGCCTCCACCTTGAATGTAAGCTTCCTTCCCTCAACAGCTATCAACTCTGCCAAAGCTTTTACTTTCATTCCCACAGGTGTACCGGCAATATGCTTGATGTTTACCGCAGTACCGACGGTGGTATACCCTTTGGGCAGATGCAGGGCCACAGCTGACAATGCAGCACGTTCCATCAAGCCTATCATTGCGGGGGTAGCATAAACATCCATATTTCCGCTTCCGTATTCTTCCGCCGTACTTTTCTGGGAAACCCAAGTTTCAACAGATGCATTCAAACCTACTTTCAAATTCACATTTTCCATGGCTCTTCCCTCTCTACTCAAAAATTATGGATTTTATTTTGGTGCAATCAAAAATTGCAGTCTAAAATACTTGTTTATTATAACAAATACATATGTGATAATAAAGTAAAAAAAGAGACAGTTTATCACCATCTCTTTTCAGAAAGCTGTTTTTTTCAAAGAATAAATCATGCATTTGCATACAACTCTTCAAACTCGTAACCTTCAAGTTTTTCCTTTTCCATAAGGGCGTTGGCTACGGCATGAAGTTTGTTTATATTCTCTTTCAAAATATTTTTTATTCTTTCATAACATGAATCTATTATCTTCTTTACTTCTCTGTCAATTTGAGCAGCTATCTCCTCACTGTAGTTTTTTGTCTGGACAAAATCCCTACCGATAAATACCTCGTCACTTTCATTTGCAAATACGAGATTGCCAAGGGTATCACTCATACCATATTTGGTAATCATGCTTCTGGCAATTCCGTTTGCCTGCTTCAGATCGGAGTATGCTCCGGTGCTCACTTCACCCAGCACAATCTCCTCTGCCGCTCTTCCTCCCAATGCAACGATAATCTTTTCAATAAGATGGGACTTGGTCTCATAATTTTTATCCTCATCTGGTTTGTGTGCGGTAAAACCGCCTGCCATACCCGACGGAATTATGGATATCCTGTCAACCCTGTCGGTAGTGGAAACTTCTTTTATTGCAATGGCATGACCGGCTTCATGATAGGCAGTAAGCCTTTTTTCCTTCTCGCTCATTACCCTGCTCTTTTTCTCCGGTCCCATGACCACCTTGAATGTCGCTTCTTTTATTTCAGCCATTGTTATCACTTTCTTGTTGGCTCTGGCAGCAAGCAAAGCTGCTTCATTAAGAAGGTTTTCAAGGTCCGCTCCGGTAAATCCGGGGGTACTTTTTGCAAGTTCATCCAATTTGACATCTTCCGCCAGGGGCTTGCCTTTGGCATGAACTTTCAGTATTTCCTCTCTTCCTTTTATGTCCGGAAGCCCCACAACTACTCTTCTATCAAATCTTCCCGGTCTTAAAAGCGCAGGGTCCAAAATATCCGGTCTGTTTGTTGCAGCCAGAATTATTACCCCTTCATTTGCTCCGAAACCGTCCATTTCAACCAACAGCTGATTAAGCGTCTGTTCTCTCTCGTCATGGCCGCCGCCGAGACCTGCTCCTCTATGTCTTCCGACAGCATCAATTTCATCTATGAAAACAATACAGGGGGCATTCTTCTTTGCCTGTTCAAAAAGGTCTCTAACCCTCGAAGCACCTACACCGACAAACATTTCCACAAAGTCCGATCCGCTTATGCTGAAGAACGGAACTCCGGCTTCTCCGGACACGGCTTTTGCCAGCAAGGTTTTACCTGTACCCGGAGGTCCCACCAAAAGCACTCCTTTTGGTATCCTCGCTCCCAACTCCAAAAACTTTTTGGAATTTTTCAGAAATTCGACTATTTCCCTTAGCTCCTCTTTCTCCTCATCCGCTCCTGCGACGTCATTGAAAGTCACTTTTCTCTTATCGTCTATTGTCATTTTGGCTCTGCTTTTTCCAAAAGACATTACTCTGCTTCCGCCGCCCTGAGACTGCTGGAGGAAGAACACCCAGAACAGCACAAACACAACTATAATTACCAAAGTAGGCAATATAGAAATCCACCACGGCGGCGAATAAGGAACCTTGCTTCGAAACTCAAGCTCTCCTTCTCTGATAAGGTCGTTTATCTCATTCATGAACACTTCAACATCGGGTATATAAACAAACTGGTCCCTCTGTCCCTCTTCTTTATATTTTACCGTGGCTTTATTGTCTTCCAGTATAATTTCCTGAACCTTACCGTTGTGAATATCGCTTATAAGCTGGGAATACTTTTGTTCCTTTTCAACAGGCCGGCTTTGCACTATGACCAGAAAAGCCAGCAACATCACAAACAGCACTATATAAAAGCTTATATTTTTAAAATATTTCAACTAGTTCCCTCCTCATTCTTTATAGCAATATAGCAAAACACTATCTCTCATACATATTATTATAAAATATATATTACATTATATTAACATAACGGTATTAAAAACACAAGAAACCTTTGTATATTTTTTAGTCCATATCTTCTTTGTCCGTATAAACAGACGAATCCAGCACGCACACATCCGGGAGATTTCTGTATTTTTCCGCATAATCCAATCCATAGCCCACCACAAACTTATCCGGTATTGTGATACCTTTATAATCTATTTCCAAATCAACCTTTCTCCTTGACGGTTTGTCAAGGGCGGTGCATATTTTTACATCTTTGGGTCCTCTGGCTTCAAACATGCTTTTCAGATAATGCAGCGTAAGACCTGTATCCACCAAGTCTTCAACGATAAGGACATGCTTGTTGGTTATATCTATATCGATGTCTTTTATTATACGCACAACCCCCGATGATTTGGTGGAATTGCCGTAACTTGACACCGATATGAAATCCACATCAATGGGTATGGTTATTTCCCTTATTAAGTCGGCAAAAAATACCACTCCTCCTTTTAACACCCCTATCAGGACAAGCTCTTTTCCTTCATAGTCACTGGAAATCCTCTTTCCCAACTCTTTAGCGTTGTTTTTAAGTTCCTCTCTGGTAACCAAAATTTCTTTAATTTGATTTATCATGAGTTTCCTCCTAAATATACGCTTTTTTAAGCTATTTTTAATCTATATATTTTAATCTGTAATCGGGCAATTTATAAGCTAACAATCCATAATTCATAAGACCGTCGTCTTTCACTTAACACCAATATGCCGGTTTTTAGAATTTTGATTGGTTCAGTGCGAGTTATCATAGGATAATTTCAGTATGATTTTAGTATTTTCAGTTACTTTAAATTTATCACTGATTTTGTAACCTATTATCCATACAATTTCTTTACGTGTTGAAATTAACGGTATTTGATTTCTTGTTTCTCTTGGGATTTTATTGTCAATAAAAAACTCCTTGAGTTTTTTGGTGCCGTTTGAGTTACGGGGCCTGAAAACATCACCGTCTCTTCTGTTTCTTAAGTATATTCCCTCTTTCAGCCTGTCATAATCAAAAAACTGAACCTTGCTTTTGTCCGGTACCTTTGTAAAATCCTCTATACTAAAGCAATCTGCGGAAACATCAATAAGGGTTGCCTCCAAGCTGCCACATATTTCATCAACAACCGTAATTCCGGGTATGTTTACTTCCTTATTGAAATATATGTCTTCCTCTTTAAGCTCGTGCAAACATA comes from Acetivibrio thermocellus ATCC 27405 and encodes:
- the hpt gene encoding hypoxanthine phosphoribosyltransferase; its protein translation is MINQIKEILVTREELKNNAKELGKRISSDYEGKELVLIGVLKGGVVFFADLIREITIPIDVDFISVSSYGNSTKSSGVVRIIKDIDIDITNKHVLIVEDLVDTGLTLHYLKSMFEARGPKDVKICTALDKPSRRKVDLEIDYKGITIPDKFVVGYGLDYAEKYRNLPDVCVLDSSVYTDKEDMD
- the ftsH gene encoding ATP-dependent zinc metalloprotease FtsH; translated protein: MKYFKNISFYIVLFVMLLAFLVIVQSRPVEKEQKYSQLISDIHNGKVQEIILEDNKATVKYKEEGQRDQFVYIPDVEVFMNEINDLIREGELEFRSKVPYSPPWWISILPTLVIIVVFVLFWVFFLQQSQGGGSRVMSFGKSRAKMTIDDKRKVTFNDVAGADEEKEELREIVEFLKNSKKFLELGARIPKGVLLVGPPGTGKTLLAKAVSGEAGVPFFSISGSDFVEMFVGVGASRVRDLFEQAKKNAPCIVFIDEIDAVGRHRGAGLGGGHDEREQTLNQLLVEMDGFGANEGVIILAATNRPDILDPALLRPGRFDRRVVVGLPDIKGREEILKVHAKGKPLAEDVKLDELAKSTPGFTGADLENLLNEAALLAARANKKVITMAEIKEATFKVVMGPEKKSRVMSEKEKRLTAYHEAGHAIAIKEVSTTDRVDRISIIPSGMAGGFTAHKPDEDKNYETKSHLIEKIIVALGGRAAEEIVLGEVSTGAYSDLKQANGIARSMITKYGMSDTLGNLVFANESDEVFIGRDFVQTKNYSEEIAAQIDREVKKIIDSCYERIKNILKENINKLHAVANALMEKEKLEGYEFEELYANA